Part of the Lotus japonicus ecotype B-129 chromosome 6, LjGifu_v1.2 genome, TGCAAAACAGAAAAATTTCCTAATAAATAATAATGTAATCTCTAGTAAATAATAATGTAATATCACATAGACTATTTATTATTTAACACCCCAGATCTAAAAAGTTCAAACAACGAACGAGATCTAAAAAGTTCAAACTACGGACGAGACAATGTTTTAGTGAAAAATATCAGCGGGCTGGAGCGAAGTAGAAACATGGCCAACAGCTAATCGACCAGAGACAATCAACTCACGAACGAAGTGACAATCTAAATTAATGTGTTTGACATGTTTATGAGGAAGAGGATTCTGAAGCCATAAACAAAGCACTCTGATTGTCACTGAGAAGAGGAGGAGTCGCCGATAACCGAACATGAAgctcatgaagaagattaagcAACCATACCAACTCAGAAGTAGTATTAGTCATTACCCGGCACTCAGATTCCCAACTGGAGCGAGCAACAGCAGATTGTTTCTTGGCACTCCGAAACAAAAAGATTAGAACGACGAGCGTTTGTGCAACGAGCCCAATCAACATCATTATAACCAAGAATAGCGGGGGAAGAGGTACGACGAAACGTAAGACCAAAATGTTATGTACCACAGACATAACGAAGAATATGTTTGACAGCCTGAAAGTGATCAACAGTTGGAGCCTGAAGGAACTGACTCACCATGTTAACaaccagggccggccctgggcctgtgcaagcaggcccacagcccagggcctccaaaaagaaggggcccaaAAACAAATTCTCATTAAACtttctcctaaaataaaatttagttataataattaatgttcaagattttattaatgacttgagctggtctagtggttagtaactgtgtatgttacttttatgtacCGATGCGACCCCTGGCGGGTTGCAAGAGGTCAGTTGCCAAACAAACCAACATAATGGTCCTGATGAGATTTTGAACGTTAAAATTATTAGgagtccatttttattatttgcccagggcctccaaaatatCGGGACCGGCCCTGTTAACAGCATAAAATAAGTCAGGACGAGTAATATGGTTAGTAGGATTCGAGGTTGCATCTAGGGTAAGTTCTTTTTGAAATGAAAGTTTGGGTGTTAGAGACCAATGGGCTAACATTtcacaaagtaaaaaaaaattgaagtcaTTTCCTTCTTTCGAAAACGAAATCATGGGCTTCCAAAACTTTCATTTGCATATTTACTCAATGTGAGTCTTTCTTCCGTAGAACGTGTATATGATGTTGGCCCCAGCAACCCGGTCTTTCTTGGTTGCTCAAACCCTCACATGATAAGTCCATAGCATTTATGCATCACTCCTTCGTTGTTAAAACACAATAACCTTAAAGTGGAGCACTTAAGATTTCAGCTGTTTGCAGATTTCCATTTTCTACTTCCACTACTTCACTTGCACTGTTAAGCAGGTAGGGTCATTTAGCTAAAACGATACttatttaggcttaaatactttagaggtccctgaaattgtatgacgtacgaaaataagtccctgaaatttttttttcgattccgaatccctgaaattgttttttaatcaaaatcagTCCATGCATTATGTGGCTCAATTTTTACACATTCATCATTTTCAcgtgtattttttcttttccttttattcCACATTCATCAAATCCATACCCTATGTGGCTCAATTTTATATCTTAAttgaaaaattttatttttattaaagaacaaacccaaaaataatagaaaagaacaaacccaaaaataatagaaaaaaatagGGTGAAGTTCAGAATTCTTCTTCAACTTGGTGATGGCAGTCGGTGGGTTGGATTTGGATTCAGTTAGTTTTCAATTTGGATTCAGTTATGTTAATTGCTATAGTTAAGCTCAACCTTCGTAATCTctgttaaaataattaaaaaattgtgtGCCTTATGCAAATTTGAGGGGAAGGGTTGGAGAAGAGAGGGGTTCTGCAGATATGGTGGTTGATTCATTTTTCAGGGGCAAGTATCTAAGGTTAGTGGAGATTCATAAGTTAGAATAACTTCGTAAGTAAACTTTTGATAGAGAAATTGAAAGGATCCAATTCGAGCACGGTTCAAAAGAGTCAAAATTTGTaggaattgataaaaaaaatttgaccaAAAGTGTATCCTGTGGTGGTGTAGTGAGGGGAAGGGttggagaagagaagaagatgaagttgaatTTTCCATAAAAAAGAAACCCctatataattttcttttattaattcatgtgtaataaaagaaaaagaaaaaatacacgtggaattgatgactgtATAAAAATTGAGCCACATAAGCATGAAACACACGCAGGGACTGAttcagattaaaaaaaaatttccagggatccggaatcgggaaaaaaaattcagagacttattttcatacgtcatacaatttcagggaccttcAATACTTATTTACTATCCTTCTTTTTTGCACAAAGAGCAAACAAAATGGCAATTCTCTCTTGTATAAAATCATATTTGAAGTCTGTTACATAGAATAGAATATATGTACATGAATACTAGAAGATAAATAGTGTGGTAAAGCTACAAGGGAAAACTCAAAATTCAGTGTCAAATATGAAACTAATAATCATGAACAGAGTTTTGGCAAGTATGTAGCATTGTTCATTACATTAATCCCTGACTTCTTTTCACTCTCCGTTCCTTCCAAGTCTCCTCTAAGCTTTTGAACTTCAGATGATTGCTTAAGATCTTCAGCATCATGAATTCTGCTTTCAACATCCTCTTTCACATCAATGTTCTTGAAGCTTTTTCGAAACATGGAGTCAAAAATGTTTTTCACATGATCATTTTCCTGGAGTAAGGTTTTCATTCGGCTCAGTTTAGCAACATGAGCTCTAGGTTTTGCTTCTGAAGGAAACACCAAGTTTCTAGTGAGATGTCTCAAAAGTTCAGCTGACAGCTTCTCATGGTTCAGTGCAGAACAGatactcatcttttctttttcagATAAGCCTGCATGCACCTATGGATTTTTATCAGTGAAGGCTCAAGTATAGAAAAGAGAATCAATAAAACACTAGAAGCAGATAAAAACAGTAGgatcaataaaataaacaataagAAGCTTCAACTTTTTGAAGTGTCAATTCCAAGTATCATTGGTTTCACAATTTTCAGAGAATTCAAAGCATGTTCACTTAGGTTAGAGCATTTTGGAAAACAGAATCAATTCCACTTggttaaaatcaattctgaccAGTTGAAATGATGTTTGAGTGTACCAGTAAAGTTGATTTGATCAGTCTAGAATTGGATCCATTTACCATGACAAACAGTTGCTTTTGCGTTGAACCTAATCAATTCTGAGATTTcacaactgaatttcataacattATTACTATACAAAATCACTTTTCCATAAAGGTATCCAAACGTAAATCGCATAATTTACACTCATGTTTACCATGCGCAATTTTAGTAGAATTAAGTTTGCTAATgctaatccaaacacacacttagaaGCTAAGACCTGTAGTTTCAAACAAGAAGTGGTTCTAGAACATTTCACCGTAGAATCAAACATGCTAATAGTTCATGGTAAAATGTAAAATTGCAAATGACTATTGCAGTTTTGTAGATTACCTTTAGATACATGTCAATGGCCAGGTATAATTGATCATGAGATTCCCTTGCTGTATCTGGGAGCACTGCAACCAATGCTTCAAATTCAGAAGGTTTCAGATGAGGATCTGGTGCAACTTCCACAATGAACAAATCCATCAATTTCACAACTCTCTTGAGCCTAATCAAACTTAACTCTAAACTTCCTCCAAACAAAAATGTACGCATGAGCCTCAGGACAAAATCAACATCAAATGCATGATCCTTCCCATGTGGAGATGGAAGAAGTAGATAATCAATTGTTGCTTGATCAAGCAGAGGACCTATAAGACTTTCTATCTTGTTTCTGCAGCATCTGCTTATTCTCAAGCTAGTAGCAATTCTATTAAGATTGAATAAATCTCTGCAAGAAATTGATCTCATATCTAGCAATGGAAGAAGATTGACTATGACCTTAGTTGTTCCAATCATCTCAGCTTGTGCAGAACCAAGACAATTGAAGCTGTGATAATAGAATAGAAACTTAGATACTACAATATGATCAAAATCATGAGATATCATTGTCCTTATGACCTTCTCCAACAAATCAATCTTCAAGAACCGAAAATGTTCAAACCACCATGTAGCCCCAGAGCTGTAACTTCTCCAGCTGTTGTTACTGCTAGTATCAGAGGAAAACTGGGAGCTGGATCGGTTAGAGGAACATGTATATGGGCTTGTATTACATGGCGAAGCGAGCCTTTCCATCAAGTGATCCACAATTCTGTCAAGAATTGCTGAATAACTTTTGGACGAAATTAAGTGTTGACACTGTTTCAATGCTTCTATGAGCTCAGAGAAAGTCCAAAAGCGAATCCCTTCAAGAAATTTCTCAATGTGTGGTTTCAAGCTGGGAGTTCCAATTCCAAGACCATCACAATCCATCTCTGAGAAGTCGGCAGAAGAACATAGCCGGACCACATTGGACGGAGTTAACTCCATTCTGCTACTATTGTAGCTAAGCCAAACTATGAGATCAAAAGCATGTGCAATTGTGCATCCCCTTGAAAATCATTAAATTCAGGCCCCCATATTCTGCACAGTATGTATGAAGGTTACATTTCCTGAAGAAGTTTTGAAATGTCTAGTTTCTTTGcctaaagaaaaaaatgatacTGTGAGTGAAAGCAACAGATAACACATAAAATTTTCATGACTGCAAATGAGGGAATAAGATACATCACACATCAATCAATGTAATTAGAGGACACTACCAACCCAAAAGAAACATTAAATCCATCATGGAATTAAAATATACTCACAGGTGAATGAATGTGCTGACACAATTAGAAGGGTATTTGAGAATATGAGATAATAAATCATGGGGGTCATGTTTGAAAATGCACTTGGTGGAATCCATAATtaatagtaaagggttttgcaAGTAGGTCCACAAGTGACATGCCTGCCATGCTTTTATGGTGTAATGTTATGTTTAGGGTCTACCTCGCATTCTGTTAGGAGCAAAAAGAACAAGCATGCCAATCACCAATAGTTTCACTCAAGAAAACTAAATTAACTGAAAAACAAAAAGAGTTACCTTGTTAACCATGAAGATTTCGTCCTCAATATTCACTTCAAGGACGTTTCAAGCTCTCATTGTTCCTAAATTAACTAGTatattatgtatatatatcaaaaaAGCATTTGAAGACTAGGAAGTTTGTGGGGCATGAAAAAGCTGTGTAAAATGTAAATCATGAAAGACCAATTAGAAAAGGGAAGTTTATGAGAACATGTGTGTAAAGGATTGTCAGCTACAAGGGAAGAATATTGATGTGAATAGAAAAGGTGTTGTTTTTGGCTTAGTCAAAAAAGAGCTAAGAGGATGACACAATAACTATTCATATAGTAAAACATCTAAAATTTTCAATTGCATTTTAAAACTTGGCACTTGCCTTTTTCCGTTACTCATGCCGCCAATTTTTGATGTTTGCTTGCTTGCTTTACCAATTCAGTGGATCCATCCCATTGTAAAGGAATGGGAAAATGAACAAAATTTTGCTTTCCGGGGAAAATTTAATCTCAAATTCCACAGGCCGTTATCCGTGACCAACTAACATTGACTTAATTAGTGAAAGAGATGAGATGACAACTCCCTACACAGTGAAATAGTGAATGAAATTTCATTCAAATTccataataataaatttaaataataactaaacgCGTGCCTTAACTACTTGATTCCATTTCCTTATTCTCATCACTGCCATTGCAATCACACCTACAAGAACTAGCAGCATCATTGTCACCGCCAATATGGTTTGTTTAGTATTATTGAGGCAGCAACTAACATTACCATGACGTGAACACAATGTTCGGGATGATCTTGCTATTATTAAACTATgtatttatttacttattaaTTGGTAAGTCCACATAGAAGAAGTGTTTATCTGTTAATCATTCTTGATTCTCCATCACGATTTTGTCgtcatttcctttttctttcaaaaatcaaaactaTACCACATAACTGTACCTGCATTGAGGACGACCTAAATTAAGGTGTACGCCTTGGCGCTATCTAAAAAATACAGATTGATAAAAGATTAAGGTTAATGTCAATTTTCAACCACTTTCGTGAATCAATGAAATCGTGATTAAAGCAATGATTGAGAATAGTGACAAAGGAATGATTTGACATTATTTTCTAATGTCATTATTAGGAAAATCCTAATTCTTACGGGAATGAAATGCAAGAATGTACTTCAAGTGTTACTCAAGTAAGAAAAGTAGGAATGCACACTTCTTTTACTTATTTGTTATTGTATGGGATACAAGTTTTCTTCTCTACAATTTAGAAAATTGTAACCAATCATGATAGTTCACATGGTTTCGATCAGGAAACAATGTGATATAAGCATTAGTGTTTCGTCAAACATCAGTTTATGTAACTCACACGAACCACTTCGTGGATTACATCATTCTTGTAACAAATAGCACTCTTTGGTAATGTTTAGTATAATAGTCACTTTGTTCCCTATTTATAAcgctttttttttatacattggaAAATATTTATAAGGCTCTCTTAAAACAACTTATAAGAATTAAAATAGGGTGGAATGAAAAGACAGGTACTCTAAGACGTAGTGGAGAAGTATTTTGACCTAACATGATCCTTAGGTTTATTAAGCGAACAATAACCTAATAGAATACAAGAACGGAACCTATGTCAGTATGAgcatcatttttcattttcttttgtctCGTCATATATCTTTACAGGCATTACAAAGACTAACTCATTTCCATTCTAAGACCTTGTTAACAATCatcttaattaaattttaatttcaatctTCTTTCTGATGCTGTGACCTAACTTGATTTgtgatgaattgatgataaCAAGCCTGCAGCAATCACTTGCTGTTCTTAACTTTTTAACCCAAGCCCAAATTCTTCCTACACTTTTCCATCTGGATACTAATATCACTCAAGTTGGTTTGCTATATTAGCTAACTTTATTTTGTTTCTAAACCTTACAATACCACTTTGTAGTTACTCTTCCTTTCTTATACCCCTCATGAATGACTCAATACAAGAATTATT contains:
- the LOC130723735 gene encoding BTB/POZ domain-containing protein At3g22104-like, which gives rise to MELTPSNVVRLCSSADFSEMDCDGLGIGTPSLKPHIEKFLEGIRFWTFSELIEALKQCQHLISSKSYSAILDRIVDHLMERLASPCNTSPYTCSSNRSSSQFSSDTSSNNSWRSYSSGATWWFEHFRFLKIDLLEKVIRTMISHDFDHIVVSKFLFYYHSFNCLGSAQAEMIGTTKVIVNLLPLLDMRSISCRDLFNLNRIATSLRISRCCRNKIESLIGPLLDQATIDYLLLPSPHGKDHAFDVDFVLRLMRTFLFGGSLELSLIRLKRVVKLMDLFIVEVAPDPHLKPSEFEALVAVLPDTARESHDQLYLAIDMYLKVHAGLSEKEKMSICSALNHEKLSAELLRHLTRNLVFPSEAKPRAHVAKLSRMKTLLQENDHVKNIFDSMFRKSFKNIDVKEDVESRIHDAEDLKQSSEVQKLRGDLEGTESEKKSGINVMNNATYLPKLCS